The Afipia massiliensis genome has a segment encoding these proteins:
- a CDS encoding helix-turn-helix domain-containing protein: protein MPKTITSPLQKKLATMLVELRKKAGLRQIDLAEKLGVYQSWVTHLESGQRRVDVVELIELGRIIGFDPADVVRKLNKR, encoded by the coding sequence ATGCCAAAAACGATCACATCGCCACTTCAAAAGAAGCTCGCCACGATGTTGGTGGAGTTGAGGAAGAAGGCCGGTCTTCGCCAGATCGATTTGGCGGAAAAGCTAGGTGTGTATCAGTCTTGGGTGACCCATTTGGAGTCCGGGCAAAGGAGAGTGGATGTGGTGGAGTTGATCGAACTTGGGAGGATCATAGGCTTTGATCCCGCAGACGTCGTAAGAAAGCTGAACAAGCGCTGA
- a CDS encoding PGN_0703 family putative restriction endonuclease, which yields MTNTSTFVSLPRVPLVSEQILKDHNCFFEIDSRFRKAARLLQVLWLKDRNIEPGVHIRGEGDQAVVMPLHSNLSRDAANRGQNFMNQDIHAFVRRTLVLAEEGACIDKERLFSNSVSSVPATFNVFAPLALDLGLATSVFKILFPNFVDKVEDITFETAPLGRRQARGLNDGTAFDVAVQAVDSDGRPVRIFFEIKFTEEFPSNGARLRPEYEEVSRSCGLFINPDSSILRTNAIEQYWREIMLSQLVVDEGLTERAIFVAIAPRLNRSMQAAFRVFEHELIDAEHRDEDRVSFVALTLENLIDTIRAAGADDLARDLWARYCDFERVYHVALGEFAVAPPQKADEGTIISPPLRLSTGRHKAAPRAKRA from the coding sequence ATGACTAACACCTCAACATTTGTCTCGTTGCCTCGTGTCCCGCTCGTTTCAGAACAAATCCTGAAAGACCACAACTGTTTCTTCGAGATCGACTCGCGCTTTCGTAAAGCCGCGCGACTGCTCCAAGTTTTGTGGTTGAAGGATCGCAACATTGAACCTGGCGTTCATATTCGTGGCGAAGGTGATCAGGCGGTTGTTATGCCGCTTCACAGCAATCTTTCGCGTGATGCCGCCAATCGAGGCCAGAATTTTATGAACCAGGACATCCACGCCTTTGTGCGACGGACTCTCGTGTTAGCTGAGGAAGGCGCATGTATTGATAAGGAGCGTCTTTTTTCCAACTCGGTCTCTAGCGTTCCAGCGACCTTCAACGTATTTGCGCCGCTCGCACTCGACCTTGGACTGGCGACGTCTGTATTTAAGATTCTGTTTCCGAACTTCGTCGACAAAGTCGAAGACATCACGTTCGAGACGGCGCCTTTGGGAAGAAGGCAAGCACGTGGCCTGAATGATGGTACTGCGTTCGATGTCGCCGTCCAGGCCGTCGATTCCGACGGTCGACCTGTCAGGATCTTTTTTGAAATTAAGTTCACGGAAGAGTTCCCTTCCAACGGAGCCCGTCTACGCCCTGAATATGAGGAGGTTTCGCGGTCGTGTGGCCTCTTCATCAATCCCGATAGCTCGATACTTCGCACAAATGCAATCGAGCAGTACTGGCGGGAAATAATGCTCTCCCAACTCGTCGTCGACGAGGGGCTAACAGAAAGAGCGATTTTTGTTGCCATCGCTCCGCGCCTCAATAGGTCGATGCAAGCTGCTTTTCGCGTCTTCGAGCACGAACTGATCGACGCTGAACATCGCGACGAAGATCGCGTGTCTTTCGTAGCACTCACGCTCGAAAACCTGATCGATACTATTCGAGCTGCTGGTGCTGATGATCTCGCTCGTGATCTTTGGGCGAGATATTGTGACTTCGAACGCGTGTACCATGTTGCGCTAGGGGAATTCGCTGTGGCACCGCCACAGAAAGCCGACGAAGGCACCATTATCTCTCCTCCGCTCCGCCTTTCAACTGGGCGACATAAGGCTGCTCCGCGCGCGAAGCGAGCCTGA
- a CDS encoding DUF2958 domain-containing protein, which translates to MTEQSLLSVADRVELLVNALHPDRDHPPVVKLFTPDGSTTWLISESDPDDPDRLFGLCDLGFGFPELGYVSLAEITELRGKLGLPVERDQHFVAVKPLSAYADEARAAGRITA; encoded by the coding sequence ATGACCGAACAATCGTTGCTTTCGGTGGCCGATCGGGTCGAGCTTTTGGTGAATGCGCTTCATCCCGATCGAGACCATCCGCCGGTGGTGAAGCTTTTCACCCCCGACGGGTCGACCACGTGGCTCATCAGCGAAAGCGATCCCGACGATCCGGATCGCCTCTTCGGTTTGTGCGATCTTGGCTTTGGTTTTCCCGAGTTGGGTTACGTCAGCCTTGCTGAGATCACCGAGCTGAGAGGCAAGTTAGGCCTGCCTGTCGAGCGAGACCAGCACTTCGTCGCGGTTAAGCCCCTTTCAGCTTACGCCGATGAAGCCCGAGCCGCCGGGCGGATTACCGCTTAA